From Hydractinia symbiolongicarpus strain clone_291-10 chromosome 11, HSymV2.1, whole genome shotgun sequence, the proteins below share one genomic window:
- the LOC130614072 gene encoding bone morphogenetic protein 1-like: protein MHIIFALVLIHVGHTYANAIKTSVNSVEDPLEPRGACGMSGYILDAPIPEVMNRKRRRRYRRAAEVDSYRLWPEGKIPYLISNKYSNAGKRLIKKAMQHWQNETCVSFVKRTTEEDYIYIVKGSGCCSFVGRRRGQQALSLGSGCLRFGIITHELGHAVGFWHEQNRPDRSIYVDVIYDNVERQRELNFALKSRKEITTFDQIYDYKSIMHYGSNFFNKNGGDTIRQKPGSTFTMQNYGNVNNNEIGKSYYKLKGPVLSRQDIIETNLLYKCSKLSECGGTLFANSGSFTSPNFPHEYPQNTEKDCIWIITRTKGAKEGKHYTSLSLIFNKFNVGSPVDEQTGLCEDDYVEIREGKGFLSPYIVRYCGNISPAPVTALSGSLYVRFHVSGKNANEAKSSLTGFAASFKTDVCSHRITKFKTKIQTPQFPIGYQPEKDCLWVIEAHRGYKIKVDFLFFSLRELDEQEGCLDYIEIHEGDGSTEKFLGRYCGSNNPGTVISNVRRMKIHFHASKERDLGWYMGFQAEVDVIDIDECKLENHGCSQACKNLPGGYQCDCHSGYRRVYQQSSRAVSCLDKDECSYNNGGCSHNCVNTDGSYTCTCPEGHMLTANNTCIDVNECAFQRKPCSHICENTNGGYLCSCRPGYILKSDERTCLKLPNCEGKFISPVGVITSPLISPSYKHQLQCLWHITVPEHLQLSLNIDLPWLGNFDCNNYLLIHDDERKRKHSIDSQKICLQSDANSAIIMDTNTAVIEYIGKVPFQPQFNIQYHSIAPVKKQCGGEYNVTHGRLHTPGFPYQYPEMQDCVWNIYSPNHKKIKLRFGHFHLEAHEACEYDYVEIEEHFLNMLAVKKIGRFCGDVKPPTLHIDGSTSFITLKFHSDATMNKKGFKVIIKEMD from the exons ATGCACATAATCTTCGCACTGGTGCTGATCCATGTTGGCCATACTTATGCAAACGCGATAAAAACATCAGTAAATTCTGTAGAAGATCCATTGGAACCCAGAGGCGCATGTGGAATGtcag GGTATATCCTAGACGCACCTATTCCAGAAGTCATGAACAGAAAGAGAAGACGCAGGTATAGAAGGGCTGCGGAAGTAGATTCTTACAGACTATGGCCAGAAGGAAAGATACCCTACCTTATTAGCAACAAATACTCGA ATGCAGGTAAGAGATTGATAAAGAAAGCAATGCAACATTGGCAAAATGAGACCTGCGTATCATTTGTTAAAAGAACTACAGAAGAAGACTATATTTACATAGTAAAAGGGTCAGG TTGCTGCAGTTTTGTTGGTCGTCGTAGAGGACAACAAGCTTTATCTCTTGGTTCAGGATGTTTACGATTTGGCATTATCACGCACGAGTTAGGACATGCTGTTGGCTTTTGGCACGAGCAGAATCGACCAGATCGGTCCATTTATGTCGATGTTATATATGATAATGTTGAGAGACAGAGGGAGTTAAACTTTGCTCTAAAATCAAGAAAAGAAATTACTACTTTTGATCAG ATATACGATTACAAATCCATTATGCATTAcggttctaattttttcaacaaaaatggtGGCGATACTATACGCCAAAAACCAGGCAGTACTTTTACCATGCAAAACTATGGAAATGTCAATAATAACGAAATTGGAAAGTCGTACTACAAACTAAAGGGACCTGTACTCAGTCGACAGGACATCATAGAAACTAATCTACTGTACAAATGCAGTAAACTTTCTG AATGTGGTGGCACATTATTTGCTAATAGTGGTTCGTTTACATCTCCAAATTTTCCACATGAATATCCTCAAAATACAGAAAAGGATTGCATTTGGATAATCACACGAACTAAAGGAGCAAAAGAGGGGAAACACTATACATCATTATCGTTGATCTTTAATAAATTTAACGTTGGAAGTCCAGTAGATGAACAAACAGGTTTATGTGAAGACGATTATGTCGAAATTAGAGAGGGGAAAGGTTTCCTTTCTCCTTATATAGTTCGATATTGCGGAAACATATCTCCAGCTCCAGTTACTGCATTGTCCGGCAGCCTATATGTTAGATTTCATGTGTCTGGGAAGAATGCAAACGAAGCCAAGTCAAGTTTAACTGGATTTGCCGCCAGTTTTAAAACAGATG TGTGCTCGCATCGTATTACAAAATTCAAGACAAAAATCCAAACGCCACAATTTCCTATTGGTTACCAGCCCGAGAAAGATTGCTTATGGGTAATTGAGGCCCATCGAGGTTATAAAATCAAAGTagattttcttttcttctctTTACGTGAGTTGGACGAGCAAGAAGGTTGTCTCGATTATATCGAAATTCATGAGGGTGACGGAAGCACTGAAAAGTTTTTGGGAAGGTATTGCGGCAGTAATAATCCAGGAACAGTCATATCAAATGTAAGAAGGATGAAAATTCATTTTCATGCGTCCAAAGAAAGAGACCTTGGCTGGTATATGGGTTTTCAAGCAGAAGTAGATGTGATAG ATATCGACGAATGCAAACTTGAAAATCACGGTTGCAGCCAAGCATGTAAAAACTTGCCAGGTGGATACCAATGTGATTGCCATTCTGGATATAGGAGGGTGTATCAACAAAGTTCTAGAGCTGTTTCTTGCTTAG ATAAAGATGAATGTAGTTATAATAATGGTGGATGTTCTCATAACTGTGTCAACACTGATGGTAGTTACACGTGCACTTGTCCAGAAGGTCACATGCTAACAGCAAATAATACATGCATTG ATGTAAATGAATGCGCCTTTCAAAGAAAACCTTGTTCTCACATTTGCGAGAATACTAATGGTGGATATTTATGCTCGTGCAGACCtggatatattttaaaaagcgATGAGAGGACATGCCTGA AGCTACCAAACTGCGAAGGAAAATTCATTTCACCAGTTGGTGTCATTACCTCCCCTCTTATATCGCCCTCATACAAACACCAGCTACAATGTCTATGGCACATCACAGTTCCGGAACATCTCCAACTATCTCTCAATATTGATCTTCCCTGGCTTGGCAATTTTGACTGCAATAATTATCTTTTGATTCATGATGACGAGAGAAAACGAAAACATAGCATTGATTCGCAAAAGATCTGCTTACAATCTGACGCAAATAGTGCCATTATAATGGATACCAACACAGCTGTGATCGAATATATTGGGAAG GTTCCCTTTCAACCACAATTCAACATTCAGTATCACAGTATTGCTCCGGTAAAAAAGCAATGCGGTGGAGAGTATAACGTGACTCATGGTCGATTACACACACCAGGCTTCCCATACCAGTACCCTGAAATGCAAGACTGTGTATGGAATATATATTCAccaaatcacaaaaaaattaaactaagaTTTGGGCATTTTCACTTAGAAGCGCACGAAGCATGCGAATATGATTATGTTGAAATTGAAGAACACTTTCTAAATATGTTGGCAGTTAAAAAAATAGGACGTTTCTGTGGAGATGTAAAACCCCCAACTCTGCACATTGACGGCAGCACTTCGTTTATTACGTTGAAATTTCACTCCGATGCCActatgaataaaaaaggttttaaagttATTATTAAGGAAATGGACTAA